In Xiphias gladius isolate SHS-SW01 ecotype Sanya breed wild chromosome 6, ASM1685928v1, whole genome shotgun sequence, a single genomic region encodes these proteins:
- the mysm1 gene encoding histone H2A deubiquitinase MYSM1 isoform X3, translated as MEDELVVDIEGDDTEGSMNSPAKTSATASGSSSRWSKREKDLFEEGLAQFGRRWTKIAKLVDSRTVPQVKSYARHYFKHKAESEPRSAAPSAGPVPHPPQPTSSHASTLANTVRIEKLSDDEDEDVDITDDLSDEGNAGDKSQALLKTGFCEPEQPTGSEIQRDSPRGEQKEAGQAEVESTQEKKGQHSHISLSPPSQQPSSKFPCLEEPVVTELDNTVPPLLKSPRTGTQKDSKQMNDEYEVQSSQSESSGQTGQLEEACSDGTDSADKMEQILNQRSEEDLGEAEENEDEEEEEEELKVPEQEIMMDKETITEDEKQAIPEFFEGRPSKTPERYLKIRNYILDQWLKSRPKYLNKTCVRPGLKNCGDVNCIGRIHTYLELIGAINFNCEQAVYNRPKVVDRSKHKEGKDVLEAYQLAQRLQSMRTRKRRVRDIWGNWCDAKDLEGQTYEHLSAEELALQREEMKKQPKPCKMSRYRGSFDPFQLIPCRSFGDDVQEPFQVIVCAETLLIMDMHAHVSRGEVIGLLGGTFNEEEKVLKICAAEPCNSVSTGLQCEMDPLSQTQACDVLSSLGLSVVGWYHSHPSFHPNPSVRDINTQDQFQSYFSRGGAPFIGMIVSPYDPANPSPHSQTTCLLVKESQEPSGPQKLPYRFDFLSSQDIPDWEQTMRRAQWIIHKYSQTPGSVQLDRFFRKDSHLTCLEKMLSSLARYLEPLPDDEGDPFLTQIQALFQSDFIAKQQQEEGDSLNTSSRPVDSDDFAFDQLISHEKPQEGRGDSDQESGRVADNSVQPSTDTDSETNSNTVLHLGSVLTTEHDYLL; from the exons ATGGAGGACGAGCTGGTTGTTGACATCGAGGGAGACGACACTGAAGGCAGTATGAA TTCTCCAGCCAAGACCTCGGCCACAGCCTCGGGATCCTCTTCTCGTTGGTCCAAACGGGAAAAGGACCTTTTTGAGGAAGGACTG GCTCAATTTGGTCGGAGGTGGACGAAGATTGCCAAGTTGGTGGACAGCCGTACTGTTCCTCAGGTTAAGAGCTATGCCAGACACTATTTTAAACACAAG GCTGAATCAGAACCCAGATCTGCAGCTCCCTCTGCAGGACCTGTGCCGCACCCCCCTCAGCCCACATCCAGTCATGCATCCACTCTGGCCAACACTGTCCGTATTGAGAAGCTGtctgatgatgaggatgaggatgtaGACATCACCGATGACCTGAGTGATGAAGGAAACGCTGGCGATAAATCACAGGCTCTGCTCAAAACTGGGTTCTGTGAGCCAGAGCAGCCAACAGGCTCTGAGATTCAGAGAGACAGTCCCAGAGGAGAACAGAAAGAGGCAGGACAGGCTGAAGTAGAGAGCACCCAGGAGAAAAAGGGCCAACACAGCcacatctctctgtctccaccaaGTCAACAACCCTCATCTAAATTCCCTTGCTTGGAGGAGCCTGTTGTCACGGAGTTAGACAATACAGTGCCCCCTCTTCTAAAAAGCCCTCGGACAGGAACTCAGAAAGACTCAAAGCAAATGAATGATGAGTATGAAGTCCAGAGCTCCCAGTCTGAGAGCTCAGGACAGACCGGTCAACTGGAAGAAGCCTGTAGTGATGGGACAG ATTCTGCTGATAAGATGGAGCAGATTCTAAATCAGAGATCAGAAGAAGACCTGGGGGAGGCGGAGGAGAACgaggacgaggaagaggaagaggaggagctcAAGGTACCTGAGCAGGAAATTATGATGGACAAGGAGACCATCACTGAGGATGAGAAACAAGCTATTCCAGAGTTCTTTGAGGGACGGCCATCGAAGACCCCTGAAAGATATCTGAAGATCAGAAACTACATCCTGGATCAGTG GTTGAAGAGCAGGCCTAAGTACCTGAACAAGACGTGTGTTCGCCCAGGCCTGAAGAACTGTGGAGACGTCAACTGCATTGGGAGGATACACACCTACCTGGAACTCATCGGGGCCATCAACTTCAACTGTG AGCAAGCAGTGTATAATCGCCCAAAGGTTGTGGACCGCTCCAAGCATAAGGAGGGCAAAGATGTGCTTGAGGCCTATCAGCTCGCTCAGAGACTGCAGAGCATG CGGACCAGGAAGCGCCGTGTGAGGGACATCTGGGGAAACTGGTGTGATGCTAAAGACTTGGAGGGACAGACATATGAG CATCTCAGTGCTGAGGAACTCgctctgcagagagaggagatgaagaagcAGCCTAAACCCTGCAAGATGTCCAGATACAGAGG GTCTTTTGATCCCTTCCAGCTGATTCCCTGCAGGTCTTTTGGAGATGATGTACAG GAACCGTTCCAGGTCATTGTGTGTGCAGAGACTCTTCTCATCATGGACATG CATGCCCATGTGTCGCGGGGGGAAGTCATTGGTCTGCTGGGCGGGACTTTTAATGAGGAAGAGAAAGTATTGAAG atCTGTGCAGCAGAGCCATGTAACAGTGTTAGTACAGGTTTGCAGTGTGAGATGGACCCGCTCTCTCAGACGCAGGCCTGTGATGTGCTGTCATCCTTGGGCTTGAGTGTGGTGGGCTGGTACCACTCACATCCCTCCTTCCATCCAAACCCTTCAGTACGggacataaacacacaggacCAGTTCCAG AGTTACTTCTCACGTGGTGGAGCCCCCTTCATTGGTATGATAGTGAGCCCATACGACCCAGCTAATCCATCCCCCCACTCCCAAACCACCTGTTTGTTGGTGAAAGAGAGCCAGGAGCCCTCAGGCCCCCAGA AGCTGCCCTACAGATTCGACTTCCTGTCATCACAAGACATCCCAGACTGGGAACAGACGATGAGGAGAGCTCAGTGGATCATCCACAAATACTCCCAAACACCTGG GAGTGTGCAGTTGGACAGATTTTTCCGAAAAGACTCTCATCTCACCTGTTTGGAGAAG ATGCTGTCATCTCTCGCCAGGTACCTGGAGCCCCTGCCGGATGATGAGGGAGACCCCTTCCTCACCCAGATCCAGGCCCTTTTCCAGTCAGACTTTATTGCTAAGCAGCAACAGGAGGAGGGAGACTCTTTGAATACCTCATCCAGACCAGTGGACTCAGATGACTTTGCTTTTGATCAGCTGATCAGCCATGAGAAGCCCcaggaagggagaggagactCTGATCAGGAGTCTGGCAGAGTTGCAGACAACAGTGTACAGcccagcacagacacagactcagagacaaacagcaacacagtgTTACATCTGGGCTCAGTGTTAACAACTGAACATGACTACTTACTTTGA
- the mysm1 gene encoding histone H2A deubiquitinase MYSM1 isoform X1, with translation MEDELVVDIEGDDTEGSMNEPDGGGLVREQFVQSAWTSSAGILPWELDSSISPENREVIERMLLEEQYYLIGKDIPNHIWESDADNKPKVKNSPAKTSATASGSSSRWSKREKDLFEEGLAQFGRRWTKIAKLVDSRTVPQVKSYARHYFKHKAESEPRSAAPSAGPVPHPPQPTSSHASTLANTVRIEKLSDDEDEDVDITDDLSDEGNAGDKSQALLKTGFCEPEQPTGSEIQRDSPRGEQKEAGQAEVESTQEKKGQHSHISLSPPSQQPSSKFPCLEEPVVTELDNTVPPLLKSPRTGTQKDSKQMNDEYEVQSSQSESSGQTGQLEEACSDGTDSADKMEQILNQRSEEDLGEAEENEDEEEEEEELKVPEQEIMMDKETITEDEKQAIPEFFEGRPSKTPERYLKIRNYILDQWLKSRPKYLNKTCVRPGLKNCGDVNCIGRIHTYLELIGAINFNCEQAVYNRPKVVDRSKHKEGKDVLEAYQLAQRLQSMRTRKRRVRDIWGNWCDAKDLEGQTYEHLSAEELALQREEMKKQPKPCKMSRYRGSFDPFQLIPCRSFGDDVQEPFQVIVCAETLLIMDMHAHVSRGEVIGLLGGTFNEEEKVLKICAAEPCNSVSTGLQCEMDPLSQTQACDVLSSLGLSVVGWYHSHPSFHPNPSVRDINTQDQFQSYFSRGGAPFIGMIVSPYDPANPSPHSQTTCLLVKESQEPSGPQKLPYRFDFLSSQDIPDWEQTMRRAQWIIHKYSQTPGSVQLDRFFRKDSHLTCLEKMLSSLARYLEPLPDDEGDPFLTQIQALFQSDFIAKQQQEEGDSLNTSSRPVDSDDFAFDQLISHEKPQEGRGDSDQESGRVADNSVQPSTDTDSETNSNTVLHLGSVLTTEHDYLL, from the exons ATGGAGGACGAGCTGGTTGTTGACATCGAGGGAGACGACACTGAAGGCAGTATGAA CGAGCCGGACGGAGGGGGTTTAGTCCGGGAGCAGTTCGTGCAGTCGGCGTGGACGAGCAGCGCTGGGATACTG CCGTGGGAGCTGGACAGCTCCATCAGCCCGGAGAACAGGGAGGTGATAGAGAGAATGTTGCTCGAGGAGCA ATACTACCTGATAGGTAAGGACATTCCTAATCATATTTGGGAAAGTGATGCTGACAACAAGCCCAAAGTGAAGAA TTCTCCAGCCAAGACCTCGGCCACAGCCTCGGGATCCTCTTCTCGTTGGTCCAAACGGGAAAAGGACCTTTTTGAGGAAGGACTG GCTCAATTTGGTCGGAGGTGGACGAAGATTGCCAAGTTGGTGGACAGCCGTACTGTTCCTCAGGTTAAGAGCTATGCCAGACACTATTTTAAACACAAG GCTGAATCAGAACCCAGATCTGCAGCTCCCTCTGCAGGACCTGTGCCGCACCCCCCTCAGCCCACATCCAGTCATGCATCCACTCTGGCCAACACTGTCCGTATTGAGAAGCTGtctgatgatgaggatgaggatgtaGACATCACCGATGACCTGAGTGATGAAGGAAACGCTGGCGATAAATCACAGGCTCTGCTCAAAACTGGGTTCTGTGAGCCAGAGCAGCCAACAGGCTCTGAGATTCAGAGAGACAGTCCCAGAGGAGAACAGAAAGAGGCAGGACAGGCTGAAGTAGAGAGCACCCAGGAGAAAAAGGGCCAACACAGCcacatctctctgtctccaccaaGTCAACAACCCTCATCTAAATTCCCTTGCTTGGAGGAGCCTGTTGTCACGGAGTTAGACAATACAGTGCCCCCTCTTCTAAAAAGCCCTCGGACAGGAACTCAGAAAGACTCAAAGCAAATGAATGATGAGTATGAAGTCCAGAGCTCCCAGTCTGAGAGCTCAGGACAGACCGGTCAACTGGAAGAAGCCTGTAGTGATGGGACAG ATTCTGCTGATAAGATGGAGCAGATTCTAAATCAGAGATCAGAAGAAGACCTGGGGGAGGCGGAGGAGAACgaggacgaggaagaggaagaggaggagctcAAGGTACCTGAGCAGGAAATTATGATGGACAAGGAGACCATCACTGAGGATGAGAAACAAGCTATTCCAGAGTTCTTTGAGGGACGGCCATCGAAGACCCCTGAAAGATATCTGAAGATCAGAAACTACATCCTGGATCAGTG GTTGAAGAGCAGGCCTAAGTACCTGAACAAGACGTGTGTTCGCCCAGGCCTGAAGAACTGTGGAGACGTCAACTGCATTGGGAGGATACACACCTACCTGGAACTCATCGGGGCCATCAACTTCAACTGTG AGCAAGCAGTGTATAATCGCCCAAAGGTTGTGGACCGCTCCAAGCATAAGGAGGGCAAAGATGTGCTTGAGGCCTATCAGCTCGCTCAGAGACTGCAGAGCATG CGGACCAGGAAGCGCCGTGTGAGGGACATCTGGGGAAACTGGTGTGATGCTAAAGACTTGGAGGGACAGACATATGAG CATCTCAGTGCTGAGGAACTCgctctgcagagagaggagatgaagaagcAGCCTAAACCCTGCAAGATGTCCAGATACAGAGG GTCTTTTGATCCCTTCCAGCTGATTCCCTGCAGGTCTTTTGGAGATGATGTACAG GAACCGTTCCAGGTCATTGTGTGTGCAGAGACTCTTCTCATCATGGACATG CATGCCCATGTGTCGCGGGGGGAAGTCATTGGTCTGCTGGGCGGGACTTTTAATGAGGAAGAGAAAGTATTGAAG atCTGTGCAGCAGAGCCATGTAACAGTGTTAGTACAGGTTTGCAGTGTGAGATGGACCCGCTCTCTCAGACGCAGGCCTGTGATGTGCTGTCATCCTTGGGCTTGAGTGTGGTGGGCTGGTACCACTCACATCCCTCCTTCCATCCAAACCCTTCAGTACGggacataaacacacaggacCAGTTCCAG AGTTACTTCTCACGTGGTGGAGCCCCCTTCATTGGTATGATAGTGAGCCCATACGACCCAGCTAATCCATCCCCCCACTCCCAAACCACCTGTTTGTTGGTGAAAGAGAGCCAGGAGCCCTCAGGCCCCCAGA AGCTGCCCTACAGATTCGACTTCCTGTCATCACAAGACATCCCAGACTGGGAACAGACGATGAGGAGAGCTCAGTGGATCATCCACAAATACTCCCAAACACCTGG GAGTGTGCAGTTGGACAGATTTTTCCGAAAAGACTCTCATCTCACCTGTTTGGAGAAG ATGCTGTCATCTCTCGCCAGGTACCTGGAGCCCCTGCCGGATGATGAGGGAGACCCCTTCCTCACCCAGATCCAGGCCCTTTTCCAGTCAGACTTTATTGCTAAGCAGCAACAGGAGGAGGGAGACTCTTTGAATACCTCATCCAGACCAGTGGACTCAGATGACTTTGCTTTTGATCAGCTGATCAGCCATGAGAAGCCCcaggaagggagaggagactCTGATCAGGAGTCTGGCAGAGTTGCAGACAACAGTGTACAGcccagcacagacacagactcagagacaaacagcaacacagtgTTACATCTGGGCTCAGTGTTAACAACTGAACATGACTACTTACTTTGA
- the mysm1 gene encoding histone H2A deubiquitinase MYSM1 isoform X2, giving the protein MEDELVVDIEGDDTEGSMNEPDGGGLVREQFVQSAWTSSAGILPWELDSSISPENREVIERMLLEEQYYLIGKDIPNHIWESDADNKPKVKNSPAKTSATASGSSSRWSKREKDLFEEGLAQFGRRWTKIAKLVDSRTVPQVKSYARHYFKHKAESEPRSAAPSAGPVPHPPQPTSSHASTLANTVRIEKLSDDEDEDVDITDDLSDEGNAGDKSQALLKTGFCEPEQPTGSEIQRDSPRGEQKEAGQAEVESTQEKKGQHSHISLSPPSQQPSSKFPCLEEPVVTELDNTVPPLLKSPRTGTQKDSKQMNDEYEVQSSQSESSGQTGQLEEACSDGTDSADKMEQILNQRSEEDLGEAEENEDEEEEEEELKVPEQEIMMDKETITEDEKQAIPEFFEGRPSKTPERYLKIRNYILDQWLKSRPKYLNKTCVRPGLKNCGDVNCIGRIHTYLELIGAINFNCEQAVYNRPKVVDRSKHKEGKDVLEAYQLAQRLQSMHLSAEELALQREEMKKQPKPCKMSRYRGSFDPFQLIPCRSFGDDVQEPFQVIVCAETLLIMDMHAHVSRGEVIGLLGGTFNEEEKVLKICAAEPCNSVSTGLQCEMDPLSQTQACDVLSSLGLSVVGWYHSHPSFHPNPSVRDINTQDQFQSYFSRGGAPFIGMIVSPYDPANPSPHSQTTCLLVKESQEPSGPQKLPYRFDFLSSQDIPDWEQTMRRAQWIIHKYSQTPGSVQLDRFFRKDSHLTCLEKMLSSLARYLEPLPDDEGDPFLTQIQALFQSDFIAKQQQEEGDSLNTSSRPVDSDDFAFDQLISHEKPQEGRGDSDQESGRVADNSVQPSTDTDSETNSNTVLHLGSVLTTEHDYLL; this is encoded by the exons ATGGAGGACGAGCTGGTTGTTGACATCGAGGGAGACGACACTGAAGGCAGTATGAA CGAGCCGGACGGAGGGGGTTTAGTCCGGGAGCAGTTCGTGCAGTCGGCGTGGACGAGCAGCGCTGGGATACTG CCGTGGGAGCTGGACAGCTCCATCAGCCCGGAGAACAGGGAGGTGATAGAGAGAATGTTGCTCGAGGAGCA ATACTACCTGATAGGTAAGGACATTCCTAATCATATTTGGGAAAGTGATGCTGACAACAAGCCCAAAGTGAAGAA TTCTCCAGCCAAGACCTCGGCCACAGCCTCGGGATCCTCTTCTCGTTGGTCCAAACGGGAAAAGGACCTTTTTGAGGAAGGACTG GCTCAATTTGGTCGGAGGTGGACGAAGATTGCCAAGTTGGTGGACAGCCGTACTGTTCCTCAGGTTAAGAGCTATGCCAGACACTATTTTAAACACAAG GCTGAATCAGAACCCAGATCTGCAGCTCCCTCTGCAGGACCTGTGCCGCACCCCCCTCAGCCCACATCCAGTCATGCATCCACTCTGGCCAACACTGTCCGTATTGAGAAGCTGtctgatgatgaggatgaggatgtaGACATCACCGATGACCTGAGTGATGAAGGAAACGCTGGCGATAAATCACAGGCTCTGCTCAAAACTGGGTTCTGTGAGCCAGAGCAGCCAACAGGCTCTGAGATTCAGAGAGACAGTCCCAGAGGAGAACAGAAAGAGGCAGGACAGGCTGAAGTAGAGAGCACCCAGGAGAAAAAGGGCCAACACAGCcacatctctctgtctccaccaaGTCAACAACCCTCATCTAAATTCCCTTGCTTGGAGGAGCCTGTTGTCACGGAGTTAGACAATACAGTGCCCCCTCTTCTAAAAAGCCCTCGGACAGGAACTCAGAAAGACTCAAAGCAAATGAATGATGAGTATGAAGTCCAGAGCTCCCAGTCTGAGAGCTCAGGACAGACCGGTCAACTGGAAGAAGCCTGTAGTGATGGGACAG ATTCTGCTGATAAGATGGAGCAGATTCTAAATCAGAGATCAGAAGAAGACCTGGGGGAGGCGGAGGAGAACgaggacgaggaagaggaagaggaggagctcAAGGTACCTGAGCAGGAAATTATGATGGACAAGGAGACCATCACTGAGGATGAGAAACAAGCTATTCCAGAGTTCTTTGAGGGACGGCCATCGAAGACCCCTGAAAGATATCTGAAGATCAGAAACTACATCCTGGATCAGTG GTTGAAGAGCAGGCCTAAGTACCTGAACAAGACGTGTGTTCGCCCAGGCCTGAAGAACTGTGGAGACGTCAACTGCATTGGGAGGATACACACCTACCTGGAACTCATCGGGGCCATCAACTTCAACTGTG AGCAAGCAGTGTATAATCGCCCAAAGGTTGTGGACCGCTCCAAGCATAAGGAGGGCAAAGATGTGCTTGAGGCCTATCAGCTCGCTCAGAGACTGCAGAGCATG CATCTCAGTGCTGAGGAACTCgctctgcagagagaggagatgaagaagcAGCCTAAACCCTGCAAGATGTCCAGATACAGAGG GTCTTTTGATCCCTTCCAGCTGATTCCCTGCAGGTCTTTTGGAGATGATGTACAG GAACCGTTCCAGGTCATTGTGTGTGCAGAGACTCTTCTCATCATGGACATG CATGCCCATGTGTCGCGGGGGGAAGTCATTGGTCTGCTGGGCGGGACTTTTAATGAGGAAGAGAAAGTATTGAAG atCTGTGCAGCAGAGCCATGTAACAGTGTTAGTACAGGTTTGCAGTGTGAGATGGACCCGCTCTCTCAGACGCAGGCCTGTGATGTGCTGTCATCCTTGGGCTTGAGTGTGGTGGGCTGGTACCACTCACATCCCTCCTTCCATCCAAACCCTTCAGTACGggacataaacacacaggacCAGTTCCAG AGTTACTTCTCACGTGGTGGAGCCCCCTTCATTGGTATGATAGTGAGCCCATACGACCCAGCTAATCCATCCCCCCACTCCCAAACCACCTGTTTGTTGGTGAAAGAGAGCCAGGAGCCCTCAGGCCCCCAGA AGCTGCCCTACAGATTCGACTTCCTGTCATCACAAGACATCCCAGACTGGGAACAGACGATGAGGAGAGCTCAGTGGATCATCCACAAATACTCCCAAACACCTGG GAGTGTGCAGTTGGACAGATTTTTCCGAAAAGACTCTCATCTCACCTGTTTGGAGAAG ATGCTGTCATCTCTCGCCAGGTACCTGGAGCCCCTGCCGGATGATGAGGGAGACCCCTTCCTCACCCAGATCCAGGCCCTTTTCCAGTCAGACTTTATTGCTAAGCAGCAACAGGAGGAGGGAGACTCTTTGAATACCTCATCCAGACCAGTGGACTCAGATGACTTTGCTTTTGATCAGCTGATCAGCCATGAGAAGCCCcaggaagggagaggagactCTGATCAGGAGTCTGGCAGAGTTGCAGACAACAGTGTACAGcccagcacagacacagactcagagacaaacagcaacacagtgTTACATCTGGGCTCAGTGTTAACAACTGAACATGACTACTTACTTTGA